In Pengzhenrongella sicca, a single genomic region encodes these proteins:
- a CDS encoding flavin reductase family protein produces MTAPGPAGSSDSDGFRAAIGRLPAGVVVVTLRWRDLDYAMTASAVASVSLDPPLLLFCVHEDARFRAALEHVGQWSLSVLADSAAPVADWLASPGRPVVGQLGRVPHTAGPATGAALVDDAAAWFECRTQAIHRAGDHDIVVGEVIEFRQGEPDAGGLVHLRGRIRPVR; encoded by the coding sequence ATGACCGCGCCCGGGCCCGCCGGCTCGAGCGACTCCGACGGCTTCCGGGCGGCCATCGGGCGGCTGCCCGCCGGCGTGGTCGTGGTGACCCTGCGCTGGCGCGACCTCGACTACGCGATGACCGCGAGCGCGGTCGCCTCGGTCTCGTTGGACCCGCCGCTGCTGCTGTTCTGCGTGCACGAGGATGCGCGGTTCCGGGCCGCGCTCGAGCACGTGGGGCAGTGGTCGCTGAGCGTGCTCGCGGACTCGGCCGCCCCGGTCGCCGACTGGCTCGCCTCACCCGGCCGCCCCGTCGTTGGCCAGCTCGGGCGCGTCCCCCACACGGCGGGGCCGGCGACCGGCGCCGCGCTCGTGGACGACGCCGCCGCGTGGTTCGAGTGTCGCACCCAGGCCATCCATCGGGCGGGCGACCACGACATCGTGGTCGGCGAGGTGATCGAGTTCCGCCAGGGTGAGCCGGACGCGGGCGGCCTCGTCCACCTGCGCGGACGGATTCGCCCGGTGCGCTGA
- the typA gene encoding translational GTPase TypA, producing the protein MSVRTDLRNVAIVAHVDHGKTTLVDAMLKQSGAFGTHDAHPDQRSMDSGDLEREKGITILAKNTAVHYTGPAAVAAGHPEGITINVIDTPGHADFGGEVERGLSMVDGVVLLVDASEGPLPQTRFVLRKALEAKLPVILLVNKVDRPDSRITEVVAESTDLLLGLASDLQDEVPDLDLDAILDMPVVYAAAKTGRASLNQPADGSQPDSENLEALFQVILDKIPAPTYTEGAPLQAHVTNLDASPFLGRLALLRVFNGTIHKGQTVAWARADGSLQNVRITELLETKALDRVPTDSAGPGDIVAVAGIADITIGETLTDPDDPRPLPLIKVDDPAISMTIGINTSPLAGRGGKGHKVTARQVKDRLDKELVGNVSLNVLATERPDAWEVQGRGELALAILVEQMRREGFELTVGKPQVVTKRIDGKVHEPMERMTIDVPEEYLGAVTQLLAIRKGRMETMSNHGTGWVRMEFKIPARGLIGFRTQFLTDTRGTGIASSIGEGHEPWAGPIETRINGSLVADRSGVVTPFAMINLQERGSFFVDPTQVVYEGMIVGENSRNEDMDVNITKEKKLTNMRAAASDTFENLTPPRHLTLEESLEFAREDECVEVTPDVVRLRKVVLDQSDRARLFSKAKRV; encoded by the coding sequence ATGTCTGTGCGCACCGACTTGCGCAACGTCGCCATCGTCGCCCACGTCGACCACGGCAAGACCACGCTCGTGGACGCGATGCTCAAGCAGTCCGGAGCGTTCGGCACGCACGACGCCCACCCGGACCAGCGATCGATGGACTCGGGTGACCTCGAGCGCGAAAAGGGCATCACGATCCTCGCGAAGAACACCGCGGTCCACTACACGGGCCCCGCGGCCGTCGCGGCCGGGCACCCCGAGGGCATCACGATCAACGTGATCGACACCCCCGGCCACGCCGACTTCGGTGGCGAGGTCGAGCGCGGCCTGTCCATGGTCGACGGCGTCGTGCTGCTGGTCGACGCGAGCGAGGGCCCGCTCCCGCAGACGCGATTCGTGCTCCGCAAGGCGCTCGAGGCGAAGCTTCCCGTCATCCTGCTCGTGAACAAGGTCGACCGGCCCGACTCGCGCATCACCGAGGTCGTCGCCGAGTCCACCGACCTGCTGCTCGGGCTCGCGAGCGACCTGCAGGACGAGGTCCCCGACCTCGACCTCGACGCGATCCTCGACATGCCCGTCGTCTACGCCGCGGCGAAGACCGGGCGCGCCTCGCTGAACCAGCCCGCCGACGGCAGCCAGCCGGACTCCGAGAACCTCGAGGCCCTGTTCCAGGTCATCCTCGACAAGATCCCGGCGCCGACCTACACCGAGGGTGCGCCGCTCCAGGCCCACGTCACCAACCTCGACGCGTCGCCGTTCCTCGGCCGCCTCGCGCTCCTGCGCGTGTTCAACGGCACGATCCACAAGGGTCAGACCGTTGCCTGGGCGCGCGCCGACGGCTCGCTGCAGAACGTGCGCATCACCGAGCTGCTCGAGACCAAGGCGCTCGACCGGGTGCCCACCGACTCCGCGGGCCCCGGCGACATCGTCGCCGTCGCCGGCATCGCCGACATCACGATCGGCGAGACGCTCACGGACCCGGACGACCCGCGCCCGCTGCCCCTGATCAAGGTCGACGACCCCGCGATCTCGATGACCATCGGGATCAACACCTCGCCGCTCGCCGGCCGGGGCGGCAAGGGCCACAAGGTCACCGCCCGCCAGGTCAAAGACCGCCTCGACAAGGAGCTCGTCGGTAACGTCTCGCTCAACGTCCTGGCGACCGAGCGCCCCGACGCGTGGGAGGTCCAGGGGCGCGGCGAGCTCGCGCTTGCCATCCTCGTCGAGCAGATGCGCCGCGAGGGCTTCGAGCTCACCGTCGGCAAGCCGCAGGTCGTCACGAAGCGGATCGACGGCAAGGTGCACGAGCCGATGGAGCGCATGACCATCGACGTCCCCGAGGAGTACCTCGGCGCGGTCACCCAGCTGCTCGCCATTCGCAAGGGCCGCATGGAGACCATGTCGAACCACGGCACGGGCTGGGTCCGCATGGAGTTCAAGATCCCGGCGCGCGGGCTCATCGGCTTCCGCACGCAGTTCCTCACGGACACGCGCGGCACCGGCATCGCGTCGTCCATCGGCGAGGGCCACGAGCCCTGGGCCGGCCCGATCGAGACCCGCATCAACGGGTCCCTGGTCGCCGACCGGTCCGGCGTCGTCACGCCGTTCGCGATGATCAACCTCCAGGAGCGCGGGTCGTTCTTCGTCGACCCGACCCAGGTCGTCTACGAGGGCATGATCGTCGGCGAGAACTCGCGCAACGAGGACATGGACGTCAACATCACGAAGGAGAAGAAGCTCACGAACATGCGCGCCGCAGCCAGCGACACGTTCGAGAACCTCACTCCGCCGCGGCACCTCACGCTCGAGGAGTCCCTCGAGTTCGCGCGCGAGGACGAGTGCGTCGAGGTCACCCCCGACGTCGTCCGCCTGCGCAAGGTTGTGCTCGACCAGTCCGACCGTGCCCGCCTGTTCTCCAAGGCCAAGCGCGTCTGA
- a CDS encoding PIG-L family deacetylase: MTPFSADAAGSPGGLVAVHAHPDDETLATGALLANWAAAGRPVTVVTCTRGELGEVIGPTLAHLEGDGPALAAHRELELAGALRALGVRDHVFLDQLDPALADGGPAGPRRFSDSGMAWAGAGHAGRLDELPDGAFVAVPLDGPALALARLLRARRPEVVVTYEPGGGYGHPDHVRAHDVTMLALALAADGGLVLGGAPAYAPAAVLWCAVAAGALRAAYQELRARELTAPIAGAEPPVGSLALPDPVGPLPSVAVADAAIDVEVDVTSVLDAVAAALAAHATQVHAIAIDPDPDPDPDRAAAGAGVAGAGVVGCYALSNDVLAPLLSRESYRFAPGQRRSPVRWPAGVRPVA; this comes from the coding sequence ATGACACCTTTCTCCGCGGACGCGGCGGGCTCGCCCGGCGGTCTCGTCGCGGTGCACGCCCACCCGGACGACGAGACGCTCGCGACCGGGGCGCTGCTGGCGAACTGGGCCGCCGCCGGGCGGCCGGTCACGGTCGTGACCTGCACGCGCGGCGAGCTGGGCGAGGTGATCGGGCCCACGCTCGCGCACCTCGAGGGCGACGGTCCCGCGCTCGCCGCGCACCGCGAGCTCGAGCTCGCCGGGGCGCTGCGCGCGCTCGGCGTCCGCGACCACGTGTTCCTCGACCAGCTGGACCCCGCCCTGGCCGACGGCGGACCCGCCGGCCCGCGCCGATTCTCCGACTCCGGCATGGCGTGGGCGGGCGCCGGCCACGCGGGCCGCCTCGACGAGCTGCCCGACGGCGCGTTCGTCGCCGTCCCGCTCGACGGGCCCGCGCTGGCGCTGGCGCGGCTGCTGCGCGCGCGACGCCCGGAGGTCGTGGTGACCTACGAGCCCGGCGGCGGGTACGGCCACCCCGACCACGTCCGCGCGCACGACGTCACGATGCTCGCGCTCGCGCTGGCCGCCGACGGGGGCCTCGTCCTCGGCGGAGCGCCGGCGTACGCCCCCGCCGCGGTGCTCTGGTGCGCCGTGGCGGCCGGCGCTCTGCGGGCCGCCTACCAGGAGCTGCGCGCGCGGGAGCTGACCGCGCCGATCGCGGGCGCCGAGCCGCCCGTCGGGTCGCTCGCGCTGCCGGACCCGGTGGGGCCGCTGCCGTCCGTCGCGGTCGCCGACGCCGCGATCGACGTCGAGGTGGACGTGACCAGCGTGCTGGACGCCGTCGCCGCCGCGCTCGCCGCGCACGCGACCCAGGTGCACGCGATCGCGATCGACCCTGACCCTGACCCCGACCCCGATCGCGCCGCCGCCGGGGCGGGCGTTGCCGGGGCGGGCGTGGTCGGGTGCTACGCGCTCAGCAACGACGTGCTAGCGCCGCTGCTGTCGCGCGAGTCGTACCGCTTCGCGCCCGGCCAGCGGCGCTCCCCGGTGCGCTGGCCGGCGGGGGTTCGCCCGGTAGCGTGA